In Sporosarcina psychrophila, a genomic segment contains:
- a CDS encoding FAD-binding dehydrogenase: MKYDVIVVGAGLAGLVATAELTNAGKKVLLLDQEPEASLGGQAWWSFGGLFLVDSPEQRRMGIKDSRELAWQDWLGTAGFDRQEDEDYWGKKWAEAYVNFAATEKREWLHAQGIRFFPVVGWAERGGHLAEGPGNSVPRFHIVWGTGPGIVKPFEDKMRIAIDKGLVEYLPRHRVDELITKNGAVTGVRGAVLVPSAVARGVASSREVISGFELYAEAVLVTSGGMGADLELIRKNWPLRLGKAPKDMISGVPEHVDGRMLAITEQAGGRIVNRDRMWHYTEGIKNWNPVWANHGIRILPGPSSLWLDAKGKRLSAPNFPGFDTLGTLEALRATGYDYSWFILTQSIIEKEFALSGSEQNPDLTGKSIGKVLQRILPGPTAPVKAFMDKGEDFIVADTLPELVSGMNKMTGENLLKLDDIERQVIARDREMDNKFTKDLQIIALRGARHYIGDKLVRVAAPHKLLNPKKGPLIAVRLHIVSRKTLGGLQTDLDGRVLDLTGNPIPGLYAAGEVAGFGGGGVHGYRSLEGTFLGGCIFSGRQAGRACANYTRA, translated from the coding sequence ATGAAATATGACGTCATTGTTGTTGGTGCTGGTTTGGCGGGATTAGTTGCGACGGCAGAGCTTACAAATGCCGGGAAGAAAGTTCTACTGCTCGATCAGGAACCGGAAGCCTCTCTTGGCGGACAAGCTTGGTGGTCATTTGGCGGCTTATTTCTCGTTGATTCACCTGAGCAACGAAGAATGGGCATTAAGGATTCGCGGGAACTTGCTTGGCAGGACTGGTTGGGAACTGCTGGTTTTGACCGTCAGGAAGATGAAGATTATTGGGGAAAGAAGTGGGCCGAAGCGTATGTTAACTTCGCTGCAACTGAGAAAAGAGAGTGGTTGCATGCGCAAGGCATTCGTTTTTTTCCGGTTGTAGGATGGGCGGAACGCGGTGGCCATCTAGCGGAAGGACCTGGTAATTCGGTCCCGCGCTTTCATATTGTATGGGGAACAGGACCTGGTATCGTTAAACCTTTTGAGGATAAAATGCGGATTGCGATAGATAAAGGATTAGTTGAGTATCTGCCTCGCCACCGTGTCGATGAATTGATTACGAAAAATGGTGCTGTGACTGGAGTACGTGGTGCTGTACTTGTACCTAGTGCCGTCGCCCGTGGTGTAGCGAGTTCCCGTGAAGTGATTAGTGGCTTTGAATTATATGCGGAAGCGGTGTTAGTGACAAGTGGGGGTATGGGAGCGGATCTTGAATTGATCCGAAAAAACTGGCCACTCCGTCTTGGAAAAGCACCGAAAGATATGATTTCAGGGGTTCCTGAACATGTGGATGGGCGTATGCTGGCGATTACAGAGCAAGCTGGGGGCCGAATTGTTAACAGGGATCGGATGTGGCATTATACGGAAGGCATTAAAAACTGGAACCCGGTATGGGCAAATCATGGGATTCGTATTCTTCCTGGCCCATCCTCCCTTTGGCTAGATGCTAAGGGGAAGCGATTATCAGCTCCGAATTTCCCTGGATTCGATACATTAGGAACACTTGAAGCACTCCGGGCAACCGGTTACGATTACTCATGGTTCATATTGACCCAATCGATCATCGAGAAAGAATTTGCGTTATCCGGATCTGAGCAAAATCCGGATTTGACGGGAAAGAGTATCGGGAAAGTGCTACAGAGAATCCTGCCTGGCCCAACTGCGCCGGTAAAAGCATTCATGGATAAAGGCGAAGATTTTATCGTAGCCGATACACTCCCGGAACTTGTGTCGGGGATGAATAAAATGACTGGAGAAAACTTATTGAAGTTAGACGACATTGAACGGCAAGTCATTGCTAGGGATCGTGAGATGGATAATAAATTCACCAAGGATTTGCAAATTATAGCATTGCGTGGTGCCCGTCACTATATCGGAGATAAGCTTGTCAGAGTAGCGGCTCCACATAAACTCCTTAATCCTAAAAAAGGACCGTTGATTGCGGTGCGTTTACATATCGTCAGTCGAAAGACACTTGGTGGATTGCAAACCGATTTAGATGGCCGAGTTCTTGACCTGACTGGGAATCCAATACCGGGTTTATATGCCGCTGGCGAAGTAGCAGGATTTGGCGGTGGTGGTGTTCATGGCTATCGTTCATTGGAAGGGACGTTCCTTGGAGGCTGTATTTTTTCCGGAAGGCAAGCGGGAAGGGCATGTGCAAACTATACGCGAGCGTAA
- a CDS encoding glycerophosphodiester phosphodiesterase, which translates to MDIYAHRGSSGTHPENSLAAFHEAARLPIYGVEFDVHLTKDGELVVIHDETIARTSDGKGFVKDMTLAELRSFDFGSWFSDEFRGELIPTLYEVLEIFSETSHHLNIELKSDIFPYEGMVGKVVAMVQKMKLDARVVISSFDHEAIRAVKKIAPHIETAALFMEVLVDPLDYMRTIPADALHISLPYAARPSMRKVVETGVAVRVFTVNEVKYAEALRKIGVTALFTDYPKKMMIHLNRKS; encoded by the coding sequence ATGGATATTTACGCACATCGCGGTTCGTCCGGAACACATCCAGAAAATTCACTTGCCGCCTTCCATGAAGCTGCCAGGCTTCCTATTTACGGCGTAGAATTCGATGTTCATTTGACAAAAGACGGTGAACTGGTTGTCATTCATGATGAAACAATAGCTAGAACATCAGATGGCAAAGGTTTCGTGAAAGACATGACACTTGCGGAGTTAAGGTCATTTGATTTTGGCAGTTGGTTTTCTGATGAATTCCGGGGTGAACTTATACCGACGCTGTATGAAGTACTCGAAATTTTTTCCGAGACTTCTCACCATCTAAATATCGAACTAAAATCGGATATATTTCCTTACGAGGGAATGGTGGGGAAAGTTGTTGCAATGGTTCAGAAGATGAAACTCGATGCGCGTGTCGTTATTTCATCATTCGATCACGAAGCTATTCGGGCAGTAAAAAAAATTGCACCGCACATTGAAACTGCAGCCTTGTTCATGGAAGTACTAGTCGATCCGCTCGATTATATGCGTACTATTCCTGCCGATGCACTCCATATCTCATTACCATACGCTGCTCGTCCATCTATGAGAAAAGTGGTAGAAACCGGAGTGGCTGTTCGTGTCTTCACTGTTAATGAAGTAAAGTATGCAGAAGCACTGAGGAAAATTGGTGTCACCGCCCTATTTACTGATTATCCAAAGAAAATGATGATTCATTTGAATAGAAAAAGCTGA
- a CDS encoding gamma-glutamyl-gamma-aminobutyrate hydrolase family protein, translated as MKPVIGITTDVQQDGENILKNTYVQAVIRAGGLPMIVPVGLEQDVEQLIEMFDGLLLSGGNDINPMLFNEEPHEYLGVVSPSRDSSELELARRMLKTGKPILGICRGLQVLNVAVGGTLYQDLYKQNDSPILQHIQKAPNTHCSHYVQLDKGSLLESIAGSERIQVNSYHHQSLKEVPSDFKVTAVASDGIVEAIESTDEQFVLGVQWHPEALSAAGDAVSLRIFERFISECAN; from the coding sequence ATGAAACCAGTTATTGGTATAACGACAGATGTTCAGCAAGATGGGGAAAATATATTAAAAAACACATATGTACAGGCAGTTATCCGAGCGGGTGGATTGCCGATGATTGTTCCGGTTGGGTTGGAGCAAGACGTTGAGCAACTGATCGAAATGTTTGATGGCCTTTTATTATCTGGAGGAAATGATATCAATCCGATGTTGTTTAATGAAGAACCGCATGAGTATCTCGGAGTAGTCTCACCAAGCAGGGATTCAAGCGAACTTGAACTTGCGCGCAGAATGCTCAAAACAGGGAAACCGATTCTTGGCATTTGTAGAGGGCTTCAAGTATTGAATGTCGCAGTTGGTGGAACATTGTATCAAGATCTTTATAAACAAAACGACAGTCCAATTCTTCAACATATACAAAAGGCACCCAACACGCACTGTTCTCATTATGTTCAACTGGATAAAGGAAGTTTGCTTGAATCGATTGCGGGGAGTGAACGCATTCAGGTGAATTCGTATCATCATCAATCGCTGAAGGAAGTACCGTCTGATTTCAAAGTTACTGCTGTAGCAAGCGATGGAATTGTAGAGGCAATTGAAAGCACGGATGAACAATTCGTATTAGGCGTTCAATGGCATCCTGAAGCATTATCGGCAGCAGGGGATGCTGTTTCCTTGCGAATATTTGAAAGATTCATTAGTGAGTGTGCTAACTAG